The following are encoded in a window of Sminthopsis crassicaudata isolate SCR6 chromosome 3, ASM4859323v1, whole genome shotgun sequence genomic DNA:
- the LOC141564569 gene encoding uncharacterized protein LOC141564569 isoform X2 has product MFRICSALLSQNPKRATSGTAVLCFSCHRVPTEGTETGLEVNKMTTKLSIFVEECGLQRSMIDDPSDFNWREIKEKFYKCNECGKTFCYRSLLICHQSIHTGEKPYECKLCGKTSDKVSDMALHERSHSREKSYKCNQCGRVFRYNSSFTKHQRLHNAGKPYECDYCGKTFRKNSHLAAHQRIHTGKKSFECNRYEKASDKSSVKALHPRIHIREKAYECNQCGKTFTQRANLALHQRIHTGEKPYECNQCGKAFTKSSNLGVHQRMHTGEKPYECNQCGKAFRYSSSLTEHEKIHTGEKPYECNQCGKAFTRNSRLVLHQRIHTGEKLFECNQCGKAFTQSSSLTVHRRIHTGEKPFECSQCGKAFRESSHLGAHQRIHTGEKPYECNQCGKAFTESSHLSAHQRIHTGAKPYECNQCGKAFTKSSSLTVHQRMHTGKKPFECNQCGKAFTRKSRLAAHQRLHSEEKLFECNQCGKTFTQSSSLAVHQTIHTGEKPHQCNQCGKAFTRRGNLAAHQKIHTGEKPFECMQCGKTFRIRSSLAKHQKIHTGEKSHQRN; this is encoded by the exons ATGTTCAGAATCTGCTCTGCCTTG CTGTCACAGAATCCCAAGAGGGCGACCTCGGGGACCGCCGTTCTGTGTTTTAGCTGTCACAGAGTTCCAACAGAGG gTACAGAGACTGGGCTTGAAGTGAACAAGATGACTACAAAGCTGAGCATTTTTGTGGAAGAATGTGGTCTGCAAAGATCCATGATTGATGATCCCTCTGACTTCAATTGgagagaaattaaagagaaattttataaatgtaatgaatgtgggaagactTTCTGCTACAGATCACTCCTTATTTGCCATCAGAGTATCCATACTGgcgagaaaccttatgaatgtaaacTGTGTGGAAAGACTTCAGATAAAGTTTCAGATATGGCTTTACATGAGAGAAGTCACAGTAGGGAGAAAAGCTacaaatgtaatcaatgtggaagaGTTTTCAGATACAACTCCAGTTTTACTAAACACCAGAGACTCCATAATGCAGggaaaccttatgaatgtgacTATTGTGGAAAGACTTTCCGAAAGAACTCCCATCTTGCtgcccatcagagaatccacactggaaaGAAGTCTTTTGAATGTAATCGATATGAAAAGGCTTCAGATAAATCTTCAGTTAAAGCTTTACATCCAAGAATCCATATTAGAGAGAAAGCctatgaatgtaatcagtgtggaaagactttcacgcAGAGAGCCAATCTTGctttacatcagagaattcacactggagaaaaaccttatgaatgtaatcagtgtggaaaggctttcaccaAGAGCTCAAATCTTGGTGTACATCAGAGAatgcacactggagagaaaccttatgaatgcaatcaatgtggaaaagcttttagaTACAGCTCCAGTCTTACTGAGCATgagaaaatccacactggagagaaaccttatgaatgtaaccaatgtggaaaggctttcacacggAACTCCCGTCTTGttttacatcagagaatccacactggagagaaactttttgaatgtaatcagtgtggaaaagcttttacacAGAGCTCCAGTCTCACAGTACATcggagaatccacactggagagaaaccttttgaatgtagtcagtgtggaaaggctttcagagaGAGCTCCCATCTTGGtgcccatcagagaatccatactggagagaaaccttatgaatgtaatcaatgtggaaaggctttcacggAGAGCTCCCATCTTAGtgcccatcagagaatccatactggagcaaaaccttatgaatgtaatcagtgtggaaaggctttcacaaagAGCTCTagtcttactgtacatcagagaatgcATACTGGaaagaaaccttttgaatgtaatcagtgtggaaaggctttcacacgaAAATCCCGTCTTGCTGCACATCAGAGACTCCATAGTGAGGAAAAACTttttgaatgtaatcaatgtggaaagacttttacacAGAGCTCAAGTCTTGCTGTACATCAGacaatccacactggagaaaaacctcaTCAATGTAACCAGTGTGGGAAAGCTTTTACACGACGGGGCAATCTTGCTGCACATCAgaaaattcacactggagagaaaccttttgaatgtatgcaatgtggaaagactttcagaaTCCGTTCTAGTCTTGCTaaacatcagaaaatccacactggagaaaaatctCATCAACGTAATTAA
- the LOC141564569 gene encoding uncharacterized protein LOC141564569 isoform X1, translating into MAPGTQRPPPQVLVTFNDVMVDFTEEEWGLLDPSQKELYKEVTLENVQNLLCLGTETGLEVNKMTTKLSIFVEECGLQRSMIDDPSDFNWREIKEKFYKCNECGKTFCYRSLLICHQSIHTGEKPYECKLCGKTSDKVSDMALHERSHSREKSYKCNQCGRVFRYNSSFTKHQRLHNAGKPYECDYCGKTFRKNSHLAAHQRIHTGKKSFECNRYEKASDKSSVKALHPRIHIREKAYECNQCGKTFTQRANLALHQRIHTGEKPYECNQCGKAFTKSSNLGVHQRMHTGEKPYECNQCGKAFRYSSSLTEHEKIHTGEKPYECNQCGKAFTRNSRLVLHQRIHTGEKLFECNQCGKAFTQSSSLTVHRRIHTGEKPFECSQCGKAFRESSHLGAHQRIHTGEKPYECNQCGKAFTESSHLSAHQRIHTGAKPYECNQCGKAFTKSSSLTVHQRMHTGKKPFECNQCGKAFTRKSRLAAHQRLHSEEKLFECNQCGKTFTQSSSLAVHQTIHTGEKPHQCNQCGKAFTRRGNLAAHQKIHTGEKPFECMQCGKTFRIRSSLAKHQKIHTGEKSHQRN; encoded by the exons atGGCTCCTGGGACCCAGAGACCCCCACCCCAG GTGTTGGTGACTTTCAACGATGTGATGGTGGACTTCACTGAGGAGGAGTGGGGGCTCCTGGACCCTTCTCAGAAGGAGCTGTATAAGGAGGTCACGCTGGAGAATGTTCAGAATCTGCTCTGCCTTG gTACAGAGACTGGGCTTGAAGTGAACAAGATGACTACAAAGCTGAGCATTTTTGTGGAAGAATGTGGTCTGCAAAGATCCATGATTGATGATCCCTCTGACTTCAATTGgagagaaattaaagagaaattttataaatgtaatgaatgtgggaagactTTCTGCTACAGATCACTCCTTATTTGCCATCAGAGTATCCATACTGgcgagaaaccttatgaatgtaaacTGTGTGGAAAGACTTCAGATAAAGTTTCAGATATGGCTTTACATGAGAGAAGTCACAGTAGGGAGAAAAGCTacaaatgtaatcaatgtggaagaGTTTTCAGATACAACTCCAGTTTTACTAAACACCAGAGACTCCATAATGCAGggaaaccttatgaatgtgacTATTGTGGAAAGACTTTCCGAAAGAACTCCCATCTTGCtgcccatcagagaatccacactggaaaGAAGTCTTTTGAATGTAATCGATATGAAAAGGCTTCAGATAAATCTTCAGTTAAAGCTTTACATCCAAGAATCCATATTAGAGAGAAAGCctatgaatgtaatcagtgtggaaagactttcacgcAGAGAGCCAATCTTGctttacatcagagaattcacactggagaaaaaccttatgaatgtaatcagtgtggaaaggctttcaccaAGAGCTCAAATCTTGGTGTACATCAGAGAatgcacactggagagaaaccttatgaatgcaatcaatgtggaaaagcttttagaTACAGCTCCAGTCTTACTGAGCATgagaaaatccacactggagagaaaccttatgaatgtaaccaatgtggaaaggctttcacacggAACTCCCGTCTTGttttacatcagagaatccacactggagagaaactttttgaatgtaatcagtgtggaaaagcttttacacAGAGCTCCAGTCTCACAGTACATcggagaatccacactggagagaaaccttttgaatgtagtcagtgtggaaaggctttcagagaGAGCTCCCATCTTGGtgcccatcagagaatccatactggagagaaaccttatgaatgtaatcaatgtggaaaggctttcacggAGAGCTCCCATCTTAGtgcccatcagagaatccatactggagcaaaaccttatgaatgtaatcagtgtggaaaggctttcacaaagAGCTCTagtcttactgtacatcagagaatgcATACTGGaaagaaaccttttgaatgtaatcagtgtggaaaggctttcacacgaAAATCCCGTCTTGCTGCACATCAGAGACTCCATAGTGAGGAAAAACTttttgaatgtaatcaatgtggaaagacttttacacAGAGCTCAAGTCTTGCTGTACATCAGacaatccacactggagaaaaacctcaTCAATGTAACCAGTGTGGGAAAGCTTTTACACGACGGGGCAATCTTGCTGCACATCAgaaaattcacactggagagaaaccttttgaatgtatgcaatgtggaaagactttcagaaTCCGTTCTAGTCTTGCTaaacatcagaaaatccacactggagaaaaatctCATCAACGTAATTAA